The segment CTCGCGACGCGCACGCAGCTGCCGGCAGGCGGCGCGTTTGTCGTCAAGGCCGGCCATATCGTCACGCGCGTCGGCGTGCAGCTTTACGCGGCCGATTCGGAGCAGGCCGGGATGCTGGCCCGCCAGCAGGAAATCGAGAACCTGACGCGCCAGGTGCGTGCGCAGGCACTGCTCGCCGACGAGGCGCGCACGGCCGCGGTACGCGCGGAAGCCGCGCACACGCAGGCCACGCAGGCGCTCGGCGACGTGCGCGCGCAGGCCGAGCGTGCGACGCAGCGTGTGCATGCGCTGCAGATGGACGTGCTGAGGCTCGCGCAGGCACATGAGCGCTATACGCAGCGCAGTACGCAGATCCGCGAGGAACTCGAGGAAATCGGTGCGCAGATCGAAGAACAGCGCGCGCTGCGCGCGGAGTCGGAAGCGAATTTCGAACGCTTCGACGGCGAACTCGCGGAGCTGCAGGCGCGCTTCGAGGACAACCAGCTCGCGTTCGAATCGCTCGACGAATCGCTGACGCAGGCGCGTCAGGAAGCACGTGATCTGGAGCGCGGCGCGAACGACGCGCGCTTCGCCGCGCGCAACGCGGTGACCCGGATCGACGAGCTCAAGCGCAGCATCCAGGTCGCGCACGAGCAGAGCGAGCGTGTCGCCGCATCGCTGGAAGACGCGCGCGCCGAGCTCGAGACGATCAACGAACAGACCGCGCACACGGGCCTGCAGGACGCGCTCGAGATTCGCGCGGTGAAGGAAGAAGCGCTGCAGGCTGCGCGGATCGAGCTCGACGACCTGACCGCGAAGCTGCGCGCGTCGGACGAGCAGCGTCTCGTCGCCGAGCGTTCGCTGCAGCCGCAGCGCGACCGCATCACCGAATTGCAGTTGAAGGAGCAGGCCGCGCGCCTGGCCGTCGAGCAGTTCGCCGAGCAACTCGCGACGGCGGAGGTCGACGAAGCCGCGCTGCTCGAGAAGCTGACGCCGGACCTGAAGCCGTCGTACCTGCAGGGCGAAGTCACGCGGCTCAACAACGCGATCAACGCGCTCGGCCCGGTGAACATGGCCGCGCTCGACGAGTTGAAGGCCGCGAGCGAGCGCAAGGTGTTCCTCGACGCGCAGTCGGCCGACCTGCTCGACGCGATCACGACGCTCGAGGACGCGATCCACAAGATCGACCAGGAAACCCGCACGCTGCTGCAGGGCACCTTCGACGAGGTCAACCGTCACTTCAGCGACCTGTTCCCGCGCCTGTTCGGCGGCGGCCAGGCGAAGCTGATCATGACGGGCGACGAGATCCTCGATGCCGGCGTGCAGGTGATGGCGCAGCCGCCCGGCAAGAAGAACGCGACGATCCACCTGCTGTCGGGCGGCGAGAAGGCGCTGACCGCGACCGCGCTGGTGTTCGCGATGTTCCAGTTGAACCCGGCGCCGTTCTGTCTGCTCGACGAGGTCGACGCGCCGCTCGACGACGCGAACACCGAACGTTTCGCGAATCTCGTGCGTGCGATGTCCGACAAGACGCAGTTCCTGTTCATCTCGCACAACAAGATCGCGATGGAGATGGCGCAGCAACTGATCGGCGTGACGATGCAGGAGCAGGGCGTGTCGCGGATCGTGGCGGTGGACATGGAAACCGCAGCGGGTTTTGCCCAGAATTGACGTTTGACGAAACCGGACCGCGTTCGCGCGGCGCATGGGCGCCCGTTCGCGGTTCCGACGAAAAAGAATTGCTGATGGAGCGTGCATGGACGAGTTGACACTCGGTTTGATCGGCGCGGGCGCCGTCGTGGTGGGCGGCGTCGTGGTCTACAACGCATGGCAGGGCGCCAAGGTGCGGCGCAGGATGCCGCGCCCGATGCCGGAGGAAGCGGCCGAGGCGATGAATCGCCCCGAGCGCGACGAAGAGTTGCCGTTCATCGAGCCGGTGCGTCAGCCGGTGCGGCGCGAGCCCGCGGCTCCGGCCGTGGCGGCCGCCACGCCGGCCGAAGTCGCGCGCGTCGAGCCGACGTTCGGCGGTGTGGCACCGGCCGATATGGCGGCCGATCTGCAGGCCGAGGCGACCGGCGTCGACATGCCGTCCGAGTCGACCGACCCGGCCACCGGTGAAGAAGCCGTACCTGCCGCCGTGCACGAAGCGGCCGCCGAGCCGTCCGAACCCGTGCTGCCGGCCGCGACGACAATCTCGTCGGCGCCGCCCGCGATCGTCGACCGCCGGATCGACTGCATCGTGCCGATCCGCCTCGCCGGGCCGCTGCCGGGCGACAAGATCCTGCCGGCCGCGCAGCGGCTGCGCCGCGCGGGCAGCAAGCCCGTGCACATCGAAGGCAAGCCGGAAGGTGGCCAGTGGGAACTGCTGCAGAACGGCGTGCGCTACGACGAACTGCGCGCGGCCGCACAGCTCGCGAACCGCAGCGGTGCGCTGAACGAGCTCGAGTTCTCCGAATTCGTGACGGGCGTCCAGCAGTTCGCCGACACGATCGACGGCGCGCCGGAATTCCCGGACATGATGGAAACGGTGGCGATGGCGCGCGAGCTCGACGCCTTTGCCGCGCAGTGCGATGCGCAACTGTCGATCAACGTGATGTCGGACGGCGCGCCGTGGTCGGCGAACTACGTGCAGGCTGTTGCGTCGCAGGACGGGCTGCTGCTGTCGCGCGACGGCACGCGTTTCGTGAAGCTCGACGCGAAGCAGAACCCCGTGTTCATGCTGCAGTTCGGCGACACGAACTTCCTGCGCGACGACCTCACGTACAAGGGCGGCAACATGATCACGCTGGTGCTCGACGTGCCGGTTGCCGAAGAGGACATCCTGCCGTTCCGGCTGATGTGCGATTACGCGAAATCGCTGTCCGAACGGATCGGCGCACGGGTCGTCGACGATTCGCGCCGGACGTTGCCGGAGTCGACGCTGCTGGCGATCGAACAGCAGTTGATGAAGCTGTACGCGAAGCTCGAGGAAGCCGGCATCCCGGCCGGTTCGCCGGTCACGCGGCGCCTCTTCAGCCAGTAACGCGATGGCGCGGACGGCGGGCCTCGGCACTGTCGTCCGCCGTTGCAGCGCACGCCTTTCCGTGTGCGCTGCAGCACGCTTGTCCGGCGTGCATTGCATGCCCCGCCGCGGCG is part of the Burkholderia pyrrocinia genome and harbors:
- a CDS encoding cell division protein ZipA C-terminal FtsZ-binding domain-containing protein, translating into MDELTLGLIGAGAVVVGGVVVYNAWQGAKVRRRMPRPMPEEAAEAMNRPERDEELPFIEPVRQPVRREPAAPAVAAATPAEVARVEPTFGGVAPADMAADLQAEATGVDMPSESTDPATGEEAVPAAVHEAAAEPSEPVLPAATTISSAPPAIVDRRIDCIVPIRLAGPLPGDKILPAAQRLRRAGSKPVHIEGKPEGGQWELLQNGVRYDELRAAAQLANRSGALNELEFSEFVTGVQQFADTIDGAPEFPDMMETVAMARELDAFAAQCDAQLSINVMSDGAPWSANYVQAVASQDGLLLSRDGTRFVKLDAKQNPVFMLQFGDTNFLRDDLTYKGGNMITLVLDVPVAEEDILPFRLMCDYAKSLSERIGARVVDDSRRTLPESTLLAIEQQLMKLYAKLEEAGIPAGSPVTRRLFSQ